Proteins encoded by one window of Halobaculum halobium:
- a CDS encoding DUF5797 family protein: MSDLTDEELERLADVVRLQPTKNSELGERWGMDSGSDVHSYLEGPLKDYYYRDDNSLIRATAEAAELTGAEPGVVDDEDDPNAVPERITVPELHEQVFRVVADHDERSESVVSVLNKLRDEFGVDPEAGDVRRALQSLRRKNVVEVIYRTVPTFRLAVPREEVEVAVNGDQ, encoded by the coding sequence ATGAGCGACCTCACCGACGAGGAACTGGAGCGCCTCGCCGACGTGGTGCGACTCCAGCCGACGAAGAACAGCGAACTCGGCGAGCGGTGGGGAATGGACAGCGGCAGCGACGTTCACAGCTACCTCGAGGGCCCCCTGAAGGACTACTACTACCGCGACGACAACAGCCTCATCCGGGCGACCGCTGAGGCGGCCGAACTCACGGGCGCCGAGCCCGGCGTCGTCGACGACGAGGACGACCCGAACGCGGTCCCCGAGCGGATCACGGTGCCGGAGCTCCACGAGCAGGTGTTCCGCGTCGTCGCCGATCACGACGAGCGCTCGGAGTCCGTGGTCTCGGTGCTGAACAAGCTCCGCGACGAGTTCGGCGTCGATCCCGAGGCCGGCGACGTGCGCCGCGCGCTCCAGAGTCTCCGGCGGAAGAACGTCGTCGAGGTCATCTATCGCACGGTGCCGACGTTCAGGCTGGCGGTGCCGCGCGAGGAGGTCGAAGTTGCCGTGAACGGCGACCAGTAG
- a CDS encoding DUF5787 family protein, with the protein MFRGAGDSEFAFELLVSRWAELAWHPSDGDRPVVVARQLGTRDRRWDTVVLEVDSDALAVRRAFGERTLDSDLLRVVRGAPREYAWYRDALDDPGFPWRYVREAIHRAAALDLVEKRRGANGRIEFRRRRGYPDWVERVIAIENKPDLDASAAAALADQLRHDVEAGLADEVWVATSATGDRVSPALLEDIPVEVGVLEFDFTDGVRADAGEVVWHPTALAADGDPRTRLLLAERAYGRGWRSYRETMRPDCRHFELRREGRALVPYCAAKERVPTAAECKGGCPEFTPEPPQWRTNGWPIEGGPGKGIRALLEQRRDRERERTGDGC; encoded by the coding sequence GTGTTTCGGGGCGCCGGCGACAGCGAGTTCGCCTTCGAACTGCTCGTCAGCCGCTGGGCCGAACTCGCGTGGCACCCGAGCGACGGCGACCGCCCGGTCGTCGTCGCGCGCCAACTCGGTACCCGTGACCGGCGGTGGGACACCGTCGTGCTGGAGGTGGATTCCGACGCGCTCGCGGTTCGACGGGCGTTCGGCGAGCGGACGCTGGATTCGGATCTCCTGCGGGTCGTTCGCGGCGCCCCGCGGGAGTACGCGTGGTACCGCGACGCACTCGACGACCCGGGGTTCCCGTGGCGATACGTCCGCGAGGCGATCCACCGGGCGGCGGCGCTGGACCTCGTCGAGAAGCGACGGGGCGCGAACGGGCGGATCGAGTTCCGTCGCCGCCGCGGGTATCCCGACTGGGTCGAGCGGGTGATCGCGATCGAGAACAAGCCGGACCTCGACGCGAGCGCCGCCGCGGCGCTGGCCGACCAACTTCGCCACGACGTGGAAGCGGGCCTCGCCGACGAGGTGTGGGTCGCGACCTCCGCGACCGGCGACCGGGTGTCACCGGCGCTGTTGGAGGACATCCCCGTCGAGGTCGGCGTGCTCGAGTTCGACTTCACAGACGGCGTTCGCGCCGACGCCGGCGAGGTGGTGTGGCACCCGACCGCGCTGGCGGCCGACGGCGACCCGCGGACCCGACTCCTGTTGGCCGAGCGCGCCTACGGGCGGGGCTGGCGGTCCTACCGGGAGACGATGCGCCCCGACTGCCGGCACTTCGAACTCCGCCGCGAGGGCCGCGCGCTGGTGCCGTACTGCGCGGCGAAGGAGCGCGTCCCGACGGCCGCAGAGTGCAAAGGCGGCTGCCCGGAGTTCACGCCGGAACCGCCGCAGTGGCGGACCAACGGCTGGCCGATCGAGGGCGGGCCGGGCAAGGGGATCCGGGCGTTGTTGGAGCAGCGTCGCGACCGCGAGCGGGAGCGGACTGGCGACGGGTGCTGA